A region from the Colwellia sp. PAMC 21821 genome encodes:
- a CDS encoding cysteine-rich CWC family protein: MPMPDINTSQCPLCQKDNLCAVDSSTPCWCVKSEIKHELLAQVPQQLAGKSCICKKCIDKFNLDNIIDRS; the protein is encoded by the coding sequence ATGCCAATGCCTGACATTAATACCAGCCAATGCCCTTTGTGCCAAAAAGATAACTTATGCGCTGTAGACAGCAGTACACCTTGTTGGTGTGTAAAAAGTGAAATTAAGCACGAATTACTGGCGCAAGTACCGCAACAACTAGCGGGAAAGTCATGTATTTGTAAAAAATGCATCGACAAGTTTAACCTTGATAATATTATCGACAGGTCTTAA
- a CDS encoding sulfite exporter TauE/SafE family protein: protein MELSVLLLIAFVVLLIGISKSAFAGALGVFAVPLLMLQLPVSQAIAIMLPLLIIADAMSIRSFWLKWDVSLLKRLIPGAIVGITFANLIIDSINPSYLRNIIAILCIVFALKNIIFKNIELAFLKSTFGAYLMSASSGISSTLVHAGGPPLIMYFTAIKLPQAKFVATATAFFAIMNIGKLIGALSFGLLSLDITLTALAFAPLAFLGNWIGVHINKGLNKKLFFKIMNYILLLLGLWLIIN from the coding sequence GTGGAACTATCAGTATTATTACTCATCGCGTTTGTTGTGCTGCTGATAGGTATATCTAAATCGGCATTTGCTGGGGCACTTGGTGTTTTTGCAGTGCCTCTGCTCATGCTCCAGCTGCCCGTTAGCCAAGCTATAGCTATTATGCTTCCTTTACTTATTATTGCAGATGCGATGAGTATAAGGAGCTTTTGGCTTAAGTGGGATGTATCGTTGTTAAAACGATTAATACCTGGCGCTATAGTAGGCATCACCTTCGCTAATTTAATTATTGACTCAATTAACCCAAGCTATTTGCGCAATATTATTGCGATACTTTGTATTGTTTTTGCCTTGAAAAACATTATATTCAAAAATATTGAATTAGCATTTCTCAAAAGTACATTTGGTGCTTATTTAATGTCAGCAAGTTCAGGGATTAGTAGCACGCTTGTCCATGCAGGCGGCCCACCTCTAATCATGTACTTTACCGCTATAAAATTACCACAAGCTAAATTTGTAGCGACTGCTACCGCATTTTTTGCAATTATGAATATTGGTAAGTTAATTGGGGCGTTAAGCTTTGGGTTACTAAGTCTAGACATTACCTTAACTGCCTTGGCATTTGCACCTCTGGCATTTTTAGGGAATTGGATAGGGGTACATATTAACAAGGGGCTCAATAAAAAACTTTTTTTCAAAATTATGAATTACATACTATTGTTATTAGGCCTGTGGTTAATAATCAATTGA
- a CDS encoding DNA topoisomerase III encodes MKLYIAEKPSLGRAIAAALPKPQKNHQGYIALANGDVVSWCIGHILEQANPENYDPAFKKWQMAHLPIVPEQWQLKPKAQTRAQLTVLRSLVKQADEIIHAGDPDREGQLLVDEVIDFFKVSAKKKQNIKRLLISDLNLPAVQRSLANLQSNQLFMPLSISALARSRADWLYGINMTRAYTLQGQKAGFNSVLSVGRVQTPLLGLVVRRQQEIDSFVAKDFYDVHAHLQTNNQEQFIAKWQPSEACQPHMDEEGRVLNRALAENVVRRIGQQTAEVSAVDEQQKKQAAPLPYNLSSLQIDAAKIYSLNAKLVLDVCQALYEKHKLITYPRSDCRYLPKEHHDQAKGIIAMLANADETYAKFAQGANSSLKSKAWNNAKVTAHHAIIPTEKSSNKLTLNPFEKKIYFLIVRQYLAQFYPVYQYNQSKIEVMIAGGKFCANAKTPLAQGWKVLFQRAKNKPDKVEQERGEQSEDNFERQLTHQSLPKLVKGEQLLCQHGELISRMTQAPKHFTDASLLSAMTGIARFVSDVEIKKLLRENDGLGTEATRAGIIDLLFKRDYLQRQGKNIHATVIGTSLINALPIAATMPDMTAHWEATLTNISEKKSRYEDLISPLTSTIAEMIKQSDQQSFAQLPKVAFKRKSKAKKSTTWKKKPAK; translated from the coding sequence TTGAAATTATATATCGCCGAAAAGCCAAGCTTAGGTCGTGCAATTGCCGCCGCACTGCCGAAACCTCAAAAAAATCACCAAGGCTATATCGCACTTGCTAATGGCGACGTAGTGAGTTGGTGCATTGGTCATATTCTCGAACAAGCCAATCCCGAAAACTACGACCCCGCATTTAAAAAGTGGCAAATGGCCCACTTACCGATTGTACCTGAGCAGTGGCAACTAAAGCCTAAGGCACAAACTCGCGCGCAACTTACCGTTTTACGTTCGCTGGTTAAGCAAGCCGATGAGATTATTCATGCTGGCGATCCTGACCGAGAAGGGCAATTACTGGTAGATGAAGTTATTGACTTTTTTAAGGTTTCAGCGAAAAAGAAACAAAATATTAAGCGCCTGTTAATCAGTGACTTAAATTTGCCCGCAGTGCAAAGGTCGTTGGCTAACTTACAAAGTAATCAATTATTTATGCCGTTATCTATCTCTGCTTTAGCGCGTTCTCGGGCTGATTGGTTATATGGCATAAATATGACTCGGGCTTATACCTTGCAAGGGCAAAAAGCGGGTTTTAACAGCGTATTATCTGTCGGCAGGGTACAAACACCGCTTTTAGGTTTAGTGGTGCGGCGCCAACAAGAAATAGACAGCTTTGTCGCGAAAGACTTTTATGATGTGCACGCGCATTTGCAAACTAATAATCAAGAACAATTTATCGCTAAATGGCAACCCAGTGAAGCTTGTCAGCCTCATATGGATGAAGAAGGACGGGTACTTAATCGTGCGTTAGCTGAAAACGTCGTTCGACGTATTGGTCAGCAAACCGCTGAAGTTAGCGCCGTTGACGAGCAACAGAAAAAACAGGCAGCCCCTTTACCCTATAATTTATCGTCATTACAAATCGACGCGGCAAAAATATATTCTCTAAACGCGAAGTTGGTGCTAGATGTTTGTCAGGCCTTGTATGAAAAGCATAAGCTGATCACCTATCCCCGTTCAGATTGTCGCTATTTACCAAAAGAGCATCACGATCAGGCTAAAGGTATTATTGCCATGCTAGCCAATGCAGACGAAACCTATGCTAAGTTTGCGCAAGGTGCTAATAGTTCGTTAAAAAGTAAAGCATGGAATAACGCTAAAGTAACCGCGCATCATGCTATTATTCCGACTGAAAAATCGTCAAATAAATTAACCTTAAATCCATTTGAAAAGAAAATATATTTTCTCATCGTTAGGCAATATTTAGCGCAGTTTTATCCGGTGTATCAATATAACCAATCTAAGATAGAAGTAATGATTGCCGGTGGGAAATTTTGTGCTAATGCTAAAACACCTCTTGCCCAAGGTTGGAAAGTACTATTTCAGCGTGCGAAAAATAAGCCAGATAAAGTCGAGCAAGAAAGGGGCGAGCAAAGTGAAGATAACTTTGAGCGCCAGTTAACGCATCAATCATTACCTAAATTAGTAAAAGGTGAGCAACTACTCTGCCAACATGGCGAACTAATCAGCCGCATGACACAAGCGCCGAAACATTTTACCGATGCTAGCCTGCTAAGTGCCATGACCGGTATTGCTCGGTTTGTTAGTGATGTTGAGATAAAAAAACTGTTACGAGAAAACGACGGTTTAGGGACAGAAGCTACCCGTGCTGGCATTATCGATTTATTATTTAAACGAGACTACTTACAGCGTCAAGGTAAAAATATCCACGCGACAGTTATTGGTACATCGCTAATTAACGCCTTACCTATTGCCGCGACCATGCCAGATATGACCGCGCATTGGGAAGCCACTCTAACCAATATTAGTGAGAAAAAAAGTCGCTATGAAGATTTAATCAGTCCTTTAACATCAACGATAGCCGAGATGATCAAGCAGTCTGATCAGCAATCTTTTGCACAGTTACCCAAAGTGGCTTTTAAGCGAAAATCGAAAGCTAAAAAGTCCACAACGTGGAAAAAAAAGCCAGCGAAGTAA
- a CDS encoding pirin family protein, protein MKYIRKAEDRGVANFGWLESKHSFSFGNYYDAKHMGISVLRVINDDMVMPGQGFGKHGHQDMEILSYVMEGALKHDDSTGNSYVVPAGDVQRMSAGRGVMHSEFNASDTERVKFLQIWIQPNIKGIEPSYEQKSLPQKGKLTSLVSPNGEDGSLSINQDASISRLVLDKGEDIDLQTANRIGYLHIVKGQLTAENKPFQQGDAFAVGTDYTINVKADEPLEALWFNLPNV, encoded by the coding sequence ATGAAATATATTAGAAAAGCAGAAGATAGAGGCGTTGCAAACTTTGGTTGGCTAGAGAGTAAGCATAGTTTTTCTTTTGGTAATTATTACGATGCTAAACATATGGGGATCTCGGTACTTCGCGTTATCAATGACGATATGGTTATGCCAGGACAAGGCTTCGGTAAACACGGCCATCAAGATATGGAAATTCTCTCTTATGTAATGGAGGGCGCGCTTAAACACGACGATAGCACTGGCAATAGCTATGTAGTTCCCGCTGGAGATGTTCAGCGCATGAGCGCAGGGCGTGGTGTGATGCACTCTGAATTTAATGCATCTGATACCGAGAGAGTTAAATTTCTTCAAATTTGGATACAACCAAATATTAAAGGGATTGAGCCTAGCTATGAGCAGAAAAGCTTGCCGCAAAAAGGTAAGCTGACTTCGCTAGTGAGTCCTAATGGTGAAGATGGTTCTTTATCGATAAATCAAGATGCTAGTATATCTCGTTTAGTCTTGGATAAAGGTGAGGATATTGATTTACAAACTGCAAACCGAATTGGTTACTTACACATTGTTAAAGGACAACTAACCGCTGAAAATAAACCTTTTCAGCAGGGAGATGCATTTGCTGTTGGAACCGATTACACAATTAACGTAAAAGCGGATGAGCCACTTGAAGCTTTATGGTTTAATTTGCCTAATGTATAA
- a CDS encoding LysR family transcriptional regulator: protein MYNISDLETFIAVVENKGVLAAAREQRLSPATVSHRLSKLERELSTVLVFRDSRRVRLSPAGEVFYTRVGAIIEALHDAEHSIGARGSAVNGLLRVTMPPWVFSKYVMPKLTQFEDAFPDLKLDFLITDHFVNVVDDAQDVAIRVGQLNDSGLLSRKLVNNTRILCAAPSYIEKHGMPNNLTQLGEHYWVCLPWQRQLKLFDKQGKIKSFNAKVRFTISNSDNMTQAAIAGHGIAIKSRIAINDELNDGSLIEIMPKVMAQSDAPVWFLRPQNSLTTRKTDVFYDFMKSLFIHC, encoded by the coding sequence ATGTATAACATAAGCGATTTAGAAACTTTTATTGCCGTAGTAGAAAATAAAGGTGTTTTGGCCGCCGCGCGTGAACAACGTTTATCGCCCGCGACAGTCAGCCATCGATTAAGTAAATTAGAACGCGAACTCTCAACCGTTTTAGTATTTAGAGATAGCCGCAGAGTGCGTTTATCGCCAGCTGGTGAAGTTTTTTATACTCGAGTAGGTGCTATTATTGAAGCACTACATGATGCCGAGCACAGTATTGGCGCTCGCGGTTCAGCTGTGAATGGTTTATTAAGAGTAACGATGCCGCCTTGGGTTTTTTCCAAATACGTTATGCCAAAACTGACGCAGTTTGAAGATGCTTTTCCTGATCTAAAACTTGATTTTTTAATCACAGATCACTTTGTTAATGTCGTTGATGACGCTCAAGATGTTGCCATAAGAGTTGGGCAACTAAATGACTCAGGCTTACTTTCGCGTAAGTTAGTTAATAACACTCGTATACTTTGTGCCGCGCCAAGCTATATTGAAAAACACGGTATGCCCAATAATTTAACCCAACTAGGCGAGCATTATTGGGTGTGTTTACCGTGGCAAAGGCAATTAAAGTTATTTGATAAGCAAGGCAAGATAAAGAGCTTTAATGCAAAAGTACGTTTTACTATTTCAAATTCAGACAATATGACGCAAGCCGCAATAGCAGGTCATGGTATTGCTATCAAATCAAGAATAGCGATTAATGATGAGTTAAATGACGGTTCTTTAATTGAAATTATGCCTAAAGTGATGGCGCAGAGTGATGCCCCAGTATGGTTTTTACGCCCGCAAAATAGTTTAACAACACGAAAAACTGACGTGTTTTATGATTTTATGAAGTCGTTATTTATTCATTGCTAG
- a CDS encoding LysR family transcriptional regulator gives MLRITLEQWRMFQAVVEYGGFNQASQGVFKSQSSIHTAVGKIEESLGVKLFSVEGRKTVLTEAGKMILRRSNYLIEEAKKVEAIGVTLSRGIESHLKVAVDEIFPRGLLYKALETVSEQFPLVQIELLESILGGANEMLTNDDAEIAIAPSSLGAGVSESLCHIEFCAVASPEHPLHTINRTLTLEDLKSYRQIVVRDSSRLNEKNKANEGWLEANQRWTVSHMQSSIDMIIKGMGFAWLPLSLITEHINDGRLKHLAFDKNNERTAQLYLSYKDIDSLGPVAHYFLEALRRLCDSSVQK, from the coding sequence ATGCTACGAATAACCTTAGAGCAATGGCGTATGTTTCAAGCGGTGGTGGAATACGGTGGCTTTAATCAAGCATCGCAGGGCGTATTTAAAAGTCAATCAAGCATTCACACTGCGGTAGGTAAAATAGAAGAATCATTAGGGGTAAAGCTCTTTTCAGTGGAGGGCCGAAAAACAGTGCTCACTGAGGCTGGAAAAATGATTCTACGCCGCTCAAATTACCTGATTGAGGAGGCTAAAAAGGTTGAAGCCATAGGTGTAACTTTAAGTCGAGGTATTGAAAGTCATTTAAAAGTTGCGGTTGATGAAATTTTTCCTCGTGGTCTGCTCTATAAAGCTCTAGAAACCGTGTCGGAGCAATTTCCACTAGTTCAAATAGAGCTACTAGAGTCTATTTTAGGTGGTGCTAACGAAATGCTAACTAACGATGATGCGGAAATAGCTATAGCACCAAGTTCTTTGGGGGCAGGAGTGAGCGAAAGTTTATGCCATATAGAGTTTTGTGCGGTGGCAAGCCCCGAGCACCCTCTGCATACTATTAATAGAACGCTTACCCTAGAAGACTTAAAAAGCTATCGGCAAATTGTGGTTAGAGACTCATCTCGCTTAAATGAGAAGAATAAAGCGAACGAAGGTTGGCTTGAGGCTAATCAGCGCTGGACTGTTAGTCATATGCAAAGCTCGATTGACATGATCATTAAGGGGATGGGATTTGCTTGGTTACCACTGAGCTTAATTACGGAGCACATAAATGATGGCCGCTTAAAGCACTTAGCATTTGATAAAAATAACGAGCGTACTGCCCAACTTTATCTCTCATATAAAGATATAGACAGCCTAGGCCCTGTGGCTCATTATTTTTTAGAAGCGCTAAGAAGACTTTGCGATAGTTCGGTTCAAAAATAG
- a CDS encoding peroxiredoxin-like family protein, translating to MSLKAQIDAYNVQKEAKLPAEVLALMNTTNEELIALHVKDNALQVGQKVENFSLVNHRGDTVELSKLLANGPVIISFYRGAWCPYCNLELKALNDYLPQFKTQNAQLVAISPQLPDETLSTAQKNELEFDVLSDVSNTIANQFGLLFTLDERIQSLYSGFGIDFEKYYGDKSFKLPLPATYVINQNGIITYAFVSEDYTLRAEPEDVLTSLKLENI from the coding sequence ATGAGTTTAAAAGCACAAATAGACGCTTATAACGTGCAAAAAGAGGCCAAATTACCGGCTGAAGTTTTAGCATTAATGAACACCACTAACGAAGAACTTATTGCCCTGCATGTTAAGGATAACGCCTTACAAGTTGGCCAAAAAGTTGAGAATTTCAGCCTCGTTAATCACCGTGGCGATACCGTAGAGTTAAGTAAGTTATTGGCCAATGGCCCGGTAATAATAAGCTTTTATCGAGGTGCTTGGTGCCCATACTGTAATTTAGAGTTAAAAGCATTGAATGATTATTTACCGCAATTTAAAACGCAGAATGCTCAGTTAGTTGCTATTTCACCACAGTTGCCTGATGAAACATTATCAACCGCACAAAAGAATGAACTGGAATTTGATGTACTGTCAGATGTCAGCAATACCATCGCGAACCAGTTTGGCTTGTTATTTACGTTAGATGAGCGTATTCAAAGTTTATACAGCGGATTTGGTATTGATTTTGAAAAATATTACGGTGACAAAAGCTTTAAATTACCGCTGCCGGCGACTTATGTAATCAATCAAAACGGCATTATCACCTACGCATTTGTCAGTGAAGATTATACTTTACGTGCAGAACCTGAAGATGTACTCACTAGCCTAAAATTGGAAAATATTTAA
- a CDS encoding pirin family protein, whose translation MAKVLNGVEHDLGGLFVKRVLPNKEKKMVGPFIFFDQMGPSDFPAGKGINVRPHPHIGLSTLTYLFEGGILHRDSLGNNLEIHPGDVNWMTAGKGITHSERETFEVRANAHRINGLQCWIALPEHMAEIEPSFTHVKKNELPHFMHEGVMMRLIVGEAYGMSSPIKNYSPMFYIDIAASEGSQIEKPHPTQETAIFPISGKVEVGGVTYGEGEFVLLDESDTVINVVECGRFIMLGGDKFDPVPHLFWNFVSFSEARIEQAKSDWENGHFPTVPGDNKEYIPLKTRVPTS comes from the coding sequence ATGGCGAAAGTATTAAACGGTGTAGAACATGATCTTGGTGGCTTATTTGTAAAACGAGTATTACCTAATAAAGAGAAAAAGATGGTAGGCCCTTTTATTTTCTTTGACCAGATGGGACCAAGTGACTTTCCTGCAGGAAAGGGGATCAATGTAAGACCCCATCCACATATTGGCTTGAGTACACTGACTTATCTGTTCGAAGGAGGTATTTTACACCGCGATTCACTCGGGAATAACTTAGAAATACACCCCGGTGATGTTAATTGGATGACAGCAGGTAAAGGTATTACGCATTCAGAGCGTGAAACCTTCGAAGTACGAGCAAATGCGCATAGAATTAATGGGTTGCAGTGCTGGATTGCACTGCCTGAGCATATGGCTGAGATTGAACCTTCATTTACGCATGTTAAAAAGAATGAGTTACCACATTTTATGCATGAAGGCGTAATGATGCGACTCATTGTCGGCGAGGCCTATGGTATGAGCTCTCCTATAAAAAATTATTCACCGATGTTTTACATCGATATTGCAGCAAGTGAAGGTAGTCAAATTGAAAAACCACACCCGACACAAGAAACCGCGATATTTCCTATAAGCGGTAAAGTAGAAGTGGGCGGTGTTACATACGGTGAAGGCGAATTTGTATTATTAGATGAAAGTGACACTGTTATCAACGTAGTTGAATGTGGTCGCTTTATTATGCTTGGCGGGGATAAGTTTGATCCTGTTCCACACTTATTCTGGAACTTTGTTTCATTTAGCGAAGCACGTATTGAGCAAGCGAAGAGTGACTGGGAAAATGGTCATTTTCCAACAGTGCCAGGTGATAACAAAGAGTATATACCTTTGAAAACTAGAGTTCCTACATCGTAA
- a CDS encoding DoxX family protein: protein MTALLKKLVTSQAGFSALVLRIPVGIIFIAHGAQKLFGAFGGYGLEGTGQWMESIGLAPGFIMALLAGSAEFFGGLFLLLGLLTRPAAMALAGTMVVAIFSVHFANGLFMANNGYEFGLALLAASVSLGFSGAGKVAIDNLISDKLS from the coding sequence ATGACAGCATTACTAAAAAAACTTGTTACGTCTCAAGCTGGGTTTAGCGCACTGGTACTACGTATTCCCGTTGGTATTATCTTTATAGCCCACGGCGCGCAAAAATTATTTGGTGCATTTGGTGGATATGGACTTGAAGGAACAGGGCAATGGATGGAGTCAATAGGTTTAGCGCCAGGATTTATAATGGCTTTATTAGCAGGCAGCGCTGAGTTCTTTGGTGGTTTGTTCTTACTTCTAGGGCTTCTTACTAGACCTGCCGCTATGGCATTAGCAGGTACGATGGTTGTGGCAATTTTTTCAGTCCACTTCGCAAATGGTTTATTTATGGCTAATAATGGCTATGAGTTTGGCCTAGCTTTGCTTGCTGCTAGTGTGTCACTAGGTTTTTCAGGCGCAGGCAAAGTGGCAATCGATAATCTTATTAGCGACAAGCTGTCATAG
- a CDS encoding nitroreductase family protein, producing MSNLQTLQTLAETRRSIYGLNKDLPVSKEEIEKLVEHAVLHTPSSFNSQSARVIILFGEEHNKLWQITEDVLRDIVNDEEKFTPTKQKIDGFKAGAGTILFYEDETVVKHLQEQFAPYADKFPQWSDHSSGMHQYAIWTALASINVGANLQHYNPVIDKKVADEWSIDKNWKLIAQMVFGGIDAPAGEKTFEPIEKRLKVFG from the coding sequence ATGTCAAATCTACAAACACTACAAACATTAGCAGAAACTCGTCGTTCGATTTACGGTTTAAATAAAGATTTACCCGTCTCAAAGGAAGAAATTGAGAAACTAGTTGAACACGCCGTTTTACATACACCATCTTCATTTAACTCGCAGTCAGCTCGTGTCATTATATTGTTCGGTGAAGAGCACAATAAACTTTGGCAAATTACCGAAGATGTACTTCGTGACATAGTGAATGACGAAGAAAAGTTTACGCCTACTAAACAAAAGATTGATGGCTTTAAAGCAGGTGCAGGCACCATATTATTTTATGAAGATGAAACCGTGGTTAAGCATTTACAGGAGCAATTTGCGCCTTACGCTGATAAATTTCCACAGTGGTCTGATCATAGTAGTGGTATGCACCAATATGCTATTTGGACAGCGTTGGCTAGCATAAATGTAGGAGCAAACTTACAGCACTATAACCCAGTAATTGACAAAAAAGTTGCCGATGAATGGAGTATAGATAAAAATTGGAAGCTCATTGCTCAGATGGTATTTGGTGGTATTGATGCTCCCGCAGGTGAAAAAACATTTGAACCTATTGAAAAACGTTTAAAGGTATTTGGATAA
- a CDS encoding MliC family protein, with product MKHIFISILCCFAVLSCTSKTDDINTSEATQNITFSCDQGGIIKALYSADGSEAILDIKLVAQQIDVKNIPLNQTISGSGARYINKKNSVVAYEWHTKADFALLSITLSPDRTISVSCDQN from the coding sequence ATGAAGCATATTTTTATAAGTATTCTTTGCTGCTTTGCCGTTCTTTCATGCACAAGCAAAACAGATGATATTAATACTAGTGAAGCAACTCAAAATATTACTTTTAGTTGTGACCAAGGTGGAATCATTAAAGCGCTATATTCAGCAGATGGTAGTGAAGCTATCTTAGACATCAAATTGGTAGCGCAGCAGATCGATGTCAAAAATATACCTCTTAACCAAACTATATCAGGCTCTGGCGCTCGTTATATTAATAAAAAAAATAGCGTTGTAGCGTATGAGTGGCACACTAAAGCGGATTTTGCATTATTGAGTATCACCTTGAGCCCTGATAGAACAATAAGTGTATCATGCGACCAAAATTAA
- a CDS encoding haloacid dehalogenase type II, with protein sequence MSALQSLKILTLSLLVGASLLSGVTMANETPSKPKVLIFDVNETLLDLTSMRTSIGKALGGREDLLPLWFSTMLHHSLVSTVMNDYHDFGQIGVASLLMVAQNNNIEITSEQAKTAIVTPLLTLPPHGDVKDALAKLKAQGYKLVSLTNSSNKGVKAQFESAGLTSYFDQRYSIEDIKIYKPDLRAYEWVLKKLNVKPEEAMMIAAHGWDVAGAKEAGLQTTFIARPGKALYPLAKKPDHVVKDLTELVTLLK encoded by the coding sequence ATGTCAGCTTTACAATCACTCAAAATCCTTACGCTTTCACTGTTAGTAGGTGCAAGCCTTTTATCTGGAGTTACTATGGCTAATGAAACACCAAGTAAACCTAAAGTGCTCATTTTTGATGTAAATGAAACTCTGCTTGATTTGACCTCAATGCGAACCTCTATTGGTAAAGCGCTTGGCGGACGTGAAGATTTACTGCCACTTTGGTTTTCTACTATGTTACATCACTCGCTAGTTTCTACCGTAATGAATGATTACCACGATTTTGGTCAAATTGGTGTGGCTTCATTATTAATGGTGGCGCAAAACAACAATATTGAGATCACCAGCGAGCAAGCTAAAACAGCGATTGTAACGCCACTTTTAACGCTACCACCGCATGGTGATGTAAAAGATGCTTTAGCGAAATTAAAAGCACAAGGTTATAAGTTAGTCAGCCTAACCAATTCTTCAAATAAAGGTGTAAAAGCACAGTTTGAAAGTGCAGGTTTAACGTCGTATTTTGACCAGCGCTATAGCATTGAAGATATAAAAATTTACAAGCCAGATCTACGCGCTTATGAATGGGTATTGAAAAAGCTTAATGTAAAACCTGAAGAGGCGATGATGATAGCTGCACATGGCTGGGATGTAGCTGGCGCAAAAGAAGCAGGTCTGCAAACCACCTTTATTGCTCGCCCAGGTAAAGCGCTTTATCCATTGGCGAAAAAGCCTGACCACGTTGTGAAAGACTTAACTGAATTAGTCACTCTACTTAAGTAA
- a CDS encoding alpha/beta hydrolase, with protein MIIPVTIQRDNTKTGLDKYLPLEGILESASITLSNIETFEDKKSLHITLQINHDFSKNQIILGNNNYTIRRSPSSAYLSLIEQADIDEYSWLGFVSAAKAEKRRGIFAINGLSDTKIPVIMIHGLNSDPLIWRHLTIAMLNDPALVAKYQIWHVYYPSGPPPFYNAARLRNNIRELLHNIGNPELNKQAAVIGHSMGGLVANLLTTKTNYELWDATFKQRPEYVVSKQDTIVKDIFTFNPIFEKNTVFFLDTPFKGSDVANSFIGQVGSFLISLPQDFTQIFKRFFDRVGPDILTEKMRPFLINYGPSSVHVLRPGHPLMDALYKLPISGEAYAIIGSNSGVLDCDQNNGCRNISDGVVNYDSANYLHAKERIIVESSHDSFKSAQAIEFILSKLRTK; from the coding sequence GTGATAATACCAGTAACTATTCAGCGTGATAATACCAAAACGGGGTTAGATAAATATTTACCACTTGAAGGTATTTTAGAAAGTGCCAGTATTACATTATCTAATATTGAAACTTTTGAAGATAAAAAGTCGCTTCATATAACACTTCAAATCAACCATGACTTTAGCAAAAACCAAATAATACTTGGTAATAATAACTACACTATTCGACGCTCGCCAAGCAGTGCTTATCTCTCATTAATTGAACAAGCCGACATTGATGAATATAGCTGGTTGGGCTTTGTATCTGCTGCTAAAGCAGAAAAACGTAGAGGTATATTTGCAATCAACGGGCTTTCTGACACAAAGATACCGGTGATCATGATCCACGGATTAAATTCAGACCCGCTGATTTGGCGACACCTCACTATAGCAATGTTGAATGATCCAGCGTTAGTTGCAAAGTATCAAATTTGGCATGTGTATTACCCATCAGGACCGCCTCCTTTTTATAACGCAGCACGTCTTCGTAATAACATTCGAGAATTGTTACACAATATAGGTAACCCAGAACTTAATAAGCAAGCCGCAGTCATTGGACATAGTATGGGCGGTTTAGTGGCCAATTTACTGACAACAAAAACTAATTATGAGTTATGGGACGCCACATTTAAGCAACGGCCTGAATATGTTGTTAGTAAGCAAGATACTATTGTGAAAGATATTTTCACTTTCAATCCTATTTTTGAAAAAAATACCGTGTTTTTCTTAGATACGCCTTTTAAGGGATCTGATGTTGCTAATTCATTTATTGGACAAGTGGGATCATTTCTTATTTCACTACCACAAGATTTTACACAAATTTTTAAACGCTTCTTTGACCGAGTTGGGCCAGACATCCTTACTGAAAAAATGAGACCTTTTCTCATTAATTACGGACCAAGTAGCGTGCACGTCCTTCGACCGGGACATCCATTAATGGACGCACTATATAAATTACCGATAAGCGGTGAAGCATACGCAATAATTGGTTCTAATAGTGGGGTATTAGATTGTGACCAAAACAATGGCTGTAGAAATATTTCAGATGGTGTGGTGAATTATGACTCTGCTAATTATTTACATGCGAAAGAACGCATCATTGTAGAGTCATCGCATGACTCATTTAAAAGTGCTCAAGCGATTGAATTTATTTTGAGTAAGTTGAGGACTAAATGA